A genomic stretch from Peromyscus eremicus chromosome 6, PerEre_H2_v1, whole genome shotgun sequence includes:
- the LOC131912568 gene encoding speckle-type POZ protein-like: MAGDGTAQRWDHTQISLQNFSYMWTISNFRFILEEITESIRSPTFSTGANDKWCLTVYPKGVDEVSADYLSVNLVLLSCLKSHVWAKFQFWILSAKGEKMQTMRSPRAFKFMPGCDWGFKKYILRDFLLSHEPSLLSDDQLTLVCKVSMVQVSLHISDQNRKPRIQVPRCTLADEIGDLWENSRFTDCCLVVAGQEFQAHKAILAARSPVFRAMFQHDMEESRKKRFEIPDLEPQVFKAMMDFIYTGKTPDLDSMAAAVMAAADKYGLERLKVICEDALCRQLSVENAAHTLVLADLHRAGQLKTQALDFITAHASEVSETSDWKAMVGSYPHLVAEAYRSLASAHLPLLEPPFKRLKQS, from the coding sequence ATGGCAGGAGATGGGACAGCCCAGAGATGGGACCACACTCAAATCAGCCTTCAGAATTTCTCCTACATGTGGACCATCAGCAACTTCCGATTTATTCTGGAGGAAATAACAGAAAGCATTAGAAGCCCAACTTTCTCAACAGGAgccaatgacaaatggtgtttgacAGTATACCCAAAGGGAGTCGATGAAGTAAGTGCAGATTACCTGTCAGTTAACCTCGTTTTgctcagctgtctaaagagtcaTGTTTGGGCAAAGTTTCAGTTCTGGATCCTAAGCGCCAAAGGAGAGAAAATGCAAACCATGAGGAGCCCAAGAGCCTTTAAGTTCATGCCAGGCTGCGACTGGGGATTCAAAAAGTACATCCTTCGAGATTTCCTCCTGTCCCATGAGCCTAGTCTTCTCTCAGATGACCAGCTTACCCTTGTCTGCAAGGTGAGCATGGTCCAGGTCTCTTTGCACATCTCTGACCAGAACAGGAAGCCAAGGATCCAGGTTCCCAGATGCACATTGGCTGATGAGATAGGAGACCTGTGGGAGAATTCCCGATTCACAGACTGCTGCCTGGTGGTagctggccaggaattccaagctcacaaggccatcttagcagctcgctctccagttttcagagccatgtttcaacatgacatggaggagagcagaaagaagcGCTTTGAGATCCCtgacctggagccacaagtcttcaaggcaatgatggacttcatttatACCGGAAAAacaccagacctggacagcatggcagctgctgtaatggcagctgctgacaagtatggcctggagcgtttgaaggtcatatgtgaggatgccctctgcaggcagctctctgtggagaatgctgcccacactctgGTCCTGGCTGACCTCCATAGAGCAGGGCAGCTGAAAACCCAGgcactggatttcattacagctcatgcttctgaggtctctgagacctcagACTGGAAGGCAATGGTGGGCTCATATCCCCATTTAGTGGCTGAAGCATACCGTTCTCTGGCTTCAGCTCATCTCCCTCTCTTGGAGCCCCCTTTCAAACGCTTGAAGCAATCCTAG